The following proteins are encoded in a genomic region of Kitasatospora cineracea:
- a CDS encoding LodA/GoxA family CTQ-dependent oxidase, protein MTDEIAYAKIHPAIGVARVGNSTAGDGWFYGPETPAPEPAPVGFYKDAAGAVKRQAARFRLYGYDAQGRVVRELKPAEAGVEVEWAVHVANRKAAWYNFDLALDIPDMQGKASLRRNAKTDDENGREKLVIDPGRKTLVPGSKQEVEFTGGTFLGVPVPLGRMQTDEEGRLVVLGGSGTSGAPGGEELHSFGNNDGWYDDTSDGPVTATLKLDGRDVEVKGAWVVVGPPNFAPDVKTPRTLWDLLHDVFRPEQPVGATEEVVFERDIKPILHRFCELQWVNKGYATHYGFGGPEDFMAPALYDRLAGKAERNRELRRQVYTAMRDYERDGGRSPLPWPWFYGDGMASKPKSQLQYMTLSPTQIDQLEKWANGEFGTAAVPDFPSRIEDAPLAEQPGLLDRAALDFCLADAFHPGCEVTWPIRHTTVYQEPFRILHRAENDPEPDYGPQLSAERALGADGPLHAQPPGGLTRWMAIPWQTDTASCRSGYESNALPKGRYDPHLPTFWPARVPNHVLTEEDFRIVNQEGGGGSSEDARLDAFARRASWLRGLRGEYKEQLAQAAKEWHHFGIVETRRYTVGDGKFPATVQVESKPGFPLEGVSPDRNLVTVHVPEATALDSAAYSGVLGDVAERTGYSAEEITVGYIDKLDPFGEESANGGGARPADGRG, encoded by the coding sequence ATGACAGACGAGATCGCCTACGCGAAGATCCACCCCGCGATCGGGGTGGCCCGGGTGGGCAACAGCACCGCCGGGGACGGCTGGTTCTACGGCCCCGAGACGCCCGCGCCCGAGCCGGCGCCGGTCGGCTTCTACAAGGACGCCGCCGGGGCGGTCAAGCGCCAGGCCGCCCGGTTCCGGCTCTACGGCTACGACGCCCAGGGCCGGGTGGTGCGGGAGTTGAAGCCCGCCGAGGCCGGGGTGGAGGTCGAGTGGGCCGTGCACGTGGCCAACCGCAAGGCCGCCTGGTACAACTTCGACCTCGCCCTCGACATCCCCGACATGCAGGGCAAGGCGTCCCTGCGCCGCAACGCCAAGACCGACGACGAGAACGGCCGCGAGAAGCTCGTCATCGACCCCGGCCGCAAGACGCTCGTCCCCGGCAGCAAGCAGGAAGTGGAGTTCACCGGCGGCACCTTCCTCGGCGTCCCCGTCCCGCTGGGCCGGATGCAGACCGACGAGGAGGGCCGGCTGGTCGTCCTCGGCGGCAGCGGCACCTCGGGCGCGCCGGGCGGGGAGGAACTGCACTCCTTCGGCAACAACGACGGCTGGTACGACGACACCTCCGACGGCCCGGTCACCGCCACGCTGAAGCTGGACGGCAGGGACGTCGAGGTCAAGGGCGCCTGGGTGGTGGTCGGCCCGCCCAACTTCGCCCCGGACGTGAAGACCCCGCGCACCCTGTGGGACCTGCTGCACGACGTCTTCCGGCCCGAGCAGCCGGTCGGGGCCACCGAGGAGGTGGTCTTCGAGCGGGACATCAAGCCGATCCTGCACCGCTTCTGCGAACTCCAGTGGGTCAACAAGGGCTACGCCACCCACTACGGCTTCGGCGGCCCCGAGGACTTCATGGCCCCCGCGCTGTACGACCGGCTCGCCGGCAAGGCCGAGCGCAACCGCGAACTGCGCCGCCAGGTCTACACCGCGATGCGCGACTACGAGCGCGACGGCGGCCGCTCCCCGCTGCCCTGGCCGTGGTTCTACGGCGACGGCATGGCGAGCAAGCCCAAGTCGCAACTGCAGTACATGACGCTGTCCCCCACCCAGATTGATCAGTTGGAGAAGTGGGCGAACGGGGAGTTCGGCACCGCCGCCGTCCCCGACTTCCCGAGCCGGATCGAGGACGCGCCCCTCGCCGAGCAGCCCGGCCTGCTGGACCGCGCCGCCCTGGACTTCTGCCTGGCCGACGCCTTCCACCCCGGCTGCGAGGTCACCTGGCCGATCCGGCACACCACCGTGTACCAGGAGCCGTTCCGGATCCTGCACCGCGCCGAGAACGACCCCGAGCCCGACTACGGCCCGCAGTTGAGCGCCGAGCGGGCCCTGGGCGCGGACGGCCCGCTGCACGCCCAGCCGCCCGGCGGGCTGACCCGCTGGATGGCGATCCCGTGGCAGACCGACACCGCCAGTTGCCGCTCCGGCTACGAGTCCAACGCCCTGCCCAAGGGCCGCTACGACCCGCACCTGCCGACCTTCTGGCCCGCCCGGGTGCCCAACCACGTGCTCACCGAGGAGGACTTCCGGATCGTCAACCAGGAAGGTGGCGGCGGGAGTTCGGAGGACGCCCGGCTGGACGCGTTCGCCCGCCGGGCCTCCTGGCTGCGCGGCCTGCGCGGCGAGTACAAGGAGCAGCTCGCCCAGGCGGCGAAGGAGTGGCACCACTTCGGCATCGTGGAGACCCGCCGCTACACGGTCGGCGACGGCAAGTTCCCCGCCACCGTCCAGGTCGAGTCGAAGCCGGGCTTCCCGCTGGAGGGCGTCTCGCCCGACCGCAACCTGGTGACCGTGCACGTCCCCGAGGCCACCGCACTCGACAGCGCTGCCTACAGCGGCGTGCTCGGCGACGTCGCCGAACGGACCGGCTACAGCGCCGAGGAGATCACGGTCGGCTACATCGACAAGCTCGACCCGTTCGGCGAGGAGTCCGCCAACGGCGGCGGCGCCCGTCCCGCGGACGGCCGCGGGTGA
- a CDS encoding tryptophan 7-halogenase, whose translation MNPAAPAAARASRASRVSRASRVPSVDVVVAGGGPAGAAAALALARAGRTVLLADAGRGPAPVGEALPAAARVLLRDLGADGVLTHGHLPCLANRSAWGGPALASTDSILDPHGHGWHLDRPLFDRQLRDRARALGAQLAERTTARPLDRTPDGGWTVRLGEREPVRCRWIVDATGRRAAVATACGARRLVRDRLLAVHLTLGPTAHPADTTTTVEAAPDGWWYTAPLPAGRRLLARYTDADLPAAHRTALPAGLAATRHIGPLAAAHPWPPAAAPRRAPAHTARLDTVHGEGWTAAGDAALAFDPLSSQGILTALFTGLSAGTAVHAHLAGDPGALPGYARTVDQVRTTYLRNHRTHYAAEQRWPDRPFWQRRHTPTPQEAPA comes from the coding sequence GTGAACCCGGCCGCACCCGCCGCGGCCCGCGCCTCCCGCGCCTCCCGCGTCTCCCGCGCCTCCCGCGTCCCGTCCGTCGACGTGGTCGTGGCGGGCGGCGGCCCGGCGGGTGCGGCCGCCGCCCTCGCCCTGGCCCGGGCGGGCCGGACGGTGCTGCTGGCCGACGCCGGACGCGGCCCGGCCCCGGTCGGCGAGGCACTGCCCGCCGCCGCCCGCGTCCTGCTGCGCGACCTCGGCGCGGACGGCGTCCTGACGCACGGCCACCTGCCCTGCCTGGCCAACCGCTCCGCCTGGGGCGGCCCGGCCCTCGCCTCCACCGACAGCATCCTCGACCCGCACGGCCACGGCTGGCACCTCGACCGCCCGCTGTTCGACCGCCAACTGCGCGACCGGGCCCGGGCCCTGGGCGCCCAGCTCGCCGAGCGCACCACCGCCCGCCCGCTGGACCGCACCCCCGACGGCGGGTGGACGGTGCGGCTGGGCGAACGGGAGCCGGTCCGCTGCCGGTGGATCGTGGACGCCACCGGCCGCCGGGCCGCCGTCGCCACCGCCTGCGGGGCGCGCCGGCTGGTCCGCGACCGGCTGCTCGCCGTCCACCTCACCCTCGGCCCCACCGCGCACCCCGCCGACACCACCACCACGGTCGAAGCGGCCCCCGACGGCTGGTGGTACACCGCCCCGCTGCCCGCCGGCCGCCGCCTGCTCGCCCGGTACACCGACGCCGACCTGCCCGCCGCCCACCGGACCGCCCTGCCGGCCGGCCTCGCGGCCACCCGGCACATCGGCCCCCTCGCGGCCGCCCACCCGTGGCCCCCGGCCGCCGCGCCCCGGCGCGCGCCCGCCCACACCGCCCGCCTCGACACCGTCCACGGCGAGGGCTGGACCGCCGCCGGCGACGCCGCCCTCGCCTTCGACCCGCTGTCCTCGCAGGGCATCCTCACCGCCCTGTTCACCGGCCTGAGCGCGGGCACGGCCGTGCACGCCCACCTGGCCGGCGACCCCGGTGCGCTGCCCGGCTACGCCCGCACCGTCGACCAGGTCCGCACCACCTACCTGCGCAACCACCGCACCCACTACGCCGCCGAACAGCGCTGGCCCGACCGGCCGTTCTGGCAGCGCCGCCACACCCCCACCCCCCAGGAGGCCCCCGCATGA
- a CDS encoding flavin monoamine oxidase family protein: MFDTSFAFPDDLLRPTAGPGGRVAVIGAGAAGLVCAYELQRRGFDVAVYERGNRPGGRVRTHRFWDGTHADLGAMRIPSNHHCVLHYVARFRLATRTFVNHNPRAYYHLRGRRVRVQEVASLFPAFALRPDERRAPSVLLDRVLGPLWRSFSAEQQRSALDGRWDDPALERAASVSLWQFVHEHLSQDAWDLFGHASGLAHYEQSSLLEVLVDHFGLFHRGQVELADGFDSLVHGFVRALRPGTLRLSTRVDELALTADGVRLRGRRIGGRLDDRADFAVCCVPAPALDQITLTPGLPHPQRHAVRGISYASSAKTVLHVTRRRWESQDGIHGGGSFTDLPVQQVWYPSDNAVRTDGGVNGSGTPRWEARDPLRAAEPAALLGAYLWGANARRFAALERADRDALVLECLEKLHPGIAADVDDIVHCNWDVQTGMGGGAFAHLTPGEHARYLSVLGAPHPAGRPRLFFAGEHLSGAHAWCQGAVQSALGAVRTLLAHAGQAAAAPVDAR, translated from the coding sequence ATGTTCGACACCAGCTTCGCCTTCCCCGACGACCTGCTGCGGCCGACGGCCGGCCCGGGCGGCCGGGTCGCCGTGATCGGCGCGGGCGCCGCCGGGCTGGTGTGCGCGTACGAGCTGCAGCGGCGCGGCTTCGACGTCGCGGTCTACGAACGCGGCAACCGCCCCGGCGGGCGGGTGCGCACCCACCGGTTCTGGGACGGCACCCACGCCGACCTCGGCGCGATGCGGATCCCCTCCAACCACCACTGCGTGCTGCACTACGTGGCGCGCTTCCGCCTGGCGACCCGCACCTTCGTCAACCACAACCCCCGGGCCTACTACCACCTGCGCGGCCGCCGGGTCCGGGTGCAGGAGGTCGCCTCGCTCTTCCCCGCCTTCGCGCTGCGCCCGGACGAGCGCCGCGCGCCGTCCGTGCTGCTCGACCGGGTGCTCGGACCGCTGTGGCGCTCCTTCAGCGCCGAGCAGCAGCGCTCCGCCCTGGACGGCCGCTGGGACGACCCCGCGCTGGAACGGGCCGCCTCGGTGTCGCTGTGGCAGTTCGTCCACGAGCACCTCTCCCAGGACGCCTGGGACCTGTTCGGCCACGCCAGCGGCCTCGCCCACTACGAGCAGTCCTCGCTGCTGGAGGTCCTGGTCGACCACTTCGGCCTGTTCCACCGCGGACAGGTCGAACTCGCCGACGGGTTCGACTCGTTGGTCCACGGCTTCGTCCGGGCCCTGCGCCCGGGCACGCTGCGGCTGTCCACCCGGGTCGACGAACTCGCCCTGACCGCCGACGGGGTGCGCCTGCGCGGCCGGCGGATCGGCGGACGGCTCGACGACCGCGCCGACTTCGCGGTCTGCTGCGTCCCCGCTCCCGCGCTCGACCAGATCACCCTCACCCCCGGCCTGCCCCACCCGCAGCGCCACGCCGTGCGCGGCATCAGCTACGCCAGCAGTGCCAAGACCGTGCTGCACGTGACCCGGCGGCGCTGGGAGAGCCAGGACGGCATCCACGGCGGCGGCAGCTTCACCGACCTGCCCGTCCAGCAGGTCTGGTACCCGTCCGACAACGCGGTGCGCACCGACGGCGGCGTCAACGGCTCCGGCACGCCCCGCTGGGAGGCCCGCGACCCGCTGCGCGCGGCCGAACCCGCCGCCCTGCTCGGCGCCTACCTGTGGGGCGCCAACGCCCGACGCTTCGCCGCGCTGGAGCGGGCCGACCGGGACGCGCTGGTGCTGGAGTGCCTGGAGAAGCTCCACCCGGGCATCGCCGCGGACGTCGACGACATCGTGCACTGCAACTGGGACGTGCAGACCGGCATGGGCGGCGGCGCGTTCGCCCACCTCACGCCCGGCGAGCACGCCAGGTACCTGTCCGTGCTCGGCGCCCCGCACCCGGCCGGGCGCCCGCGGCTCTTCTTCGCGGGCGAGCACCTGTCCGGCGCCCACGCCTGGTGCCAGGGCGCGGTGCAGTCCGCGCTCGGCGCGGTCCGCACCCTGCTCGCGCACGCCGGACAGGCCGCCGCCGCACCGGTGGACGCCCGGTGA
- a CDS encoding glutamate-cysteine ligase family protein codes for MSRPQPLGRADLLAPLTPAPGAVERVGVEVECALLDPATGTGARYSGPRGVRAVLAAVLERWGGEPEDDSGQLTGVRLPDGSSVTLEHGGQIEYSSTPAPGVGGAVDEVRAALERLADLAAGFGLALVPGGNLPFGRLADVEWVPMTRGAAMRRYFAGLGPAGERAPHVMALSLSTQATLDFLGPEDLTRKLRMQTAAAPVVSALLVNSPLLEGRPCGLLSHRSWAWLRTDPRRGGLLPPALRPDVSAEDLVDWALGIPLIHYRTADGRYHRAPDGTFADLLRDGLPDGTGPTAAHWAAHLSQLWTDTRVRRTLELRGADGPPAPHLAALPALWTGLTYHPPSREAAWELTRGHTAEEHRAARAELPARGPDTRLGDTPVRALAAELLRLARTGLEARVAAGLEPPHVPAHLDPLDEIAATGRTFAHQCLERWHGDLRTDPARYVAAHRI; via the coding sequence GTGAGCCGGCCGCAGCCGCTCGGCCGCGCCGACCTGCTCGCCCCGCTGACCCCCGCGCCGGGGGCCGTCGAGCGGGTCGGCGTGGAGGTCGAGTGCGCCCTGCTCGACCCGGCCACCGGCACCGGGGCCCGCTACTCGGGCCCGCGCGGCGTGCGGGCCGTGCTGGCCGCCGTGCTGGAGCGCTGGGGCGGCGAACCCGAGGACGACAGCGGGCAGTTGACCGGCGTCCGGCTGCCCGACGGCAGCAGCGTCACCCTGGAGCACGGCGGCCAGATCGAGTACTCCTCGACGCCCGCGCCCGGCGTCGGCGGCGCCGTGGACGAGGTGCGGGCGGCACTGGAGCGGCTGGCCGACCTGGCGGCCGGCTTCGGCCTGGCCCTCGTCCCGGGCGGCAACCTGCCCTTCGGCCGGCTCGCGGACGTCGAGTGGGTGCCGATGACCCGCGGCGCGGCCATGCGCCGCTACTTCGCCGGCCTCGGCCCGGCGGGGGAGCGGGCGCCGCACGTGATGGCGCTCTCGCTGTCCACCCAGGCCACCCTCGACTTCCTCGGCCCCGAGGACCTCACCCGCAAGCTGCGGATGCAGACCGCCGCCGCCCCCGTGGTCTCCGCGCTCCTCGTCAACTCCCCCCTGCTGGAAGGCCGCCCGTGCGGCCTGCTGTCCCACCGCAGCTGGGCCTGGCTGCGGACGGACCCGCGCCGAGGCGGCCTGCTGCCGCCCGCCCTACGACCCGACGTGAGCGCCGAGGACCTCGTCGACTGGGCGCTCGGCATCCCGCTGATCCACTACCGCACCGCCGACGGCCGCTACCACCGCGCCCCCGACGGCACCTTCGCCGACCTGCTCCGCGACGGCCTGCCCGACGGCACCGGGCCCACCGCCGCGCACTGGGCCGCCCACCTCTCCCAGCTGTGGACCGACACCCGGGTGCGCCGCACCCTGGAACTGCGCGGCGCCGACGGCCCGCCCGCCCCGCACCTCGCCGCCCTGCCCGCGCTGTGGACCGGCCTCACCTACCACCCGCCATCACGGGAGGCCGCCTGGGAGTTGACGCGGGGACACACCGCCGAGGAGCACCGCGCCGCCCGGGCCGAACTGCCCGCCCGCGGCCCGGACACCCGCCTCGGCGACACCCCCGTCCGCGCCCTGGCCGCCGAGCTGCTCCGCCTGGCCCGCACCGGCCTGGAGGCCCGGGTCGCCGCCGGACTGGAGCCCCCGCACGTCCCCGCCCACCTCGACCCGCTCGACGAGATCGCCGCCACCGGCCGCACCTTCGCCCACCAGTGCCTGGAGCGCTGGCACGGCGACCTGCGCACCGACCCCGCCCGCTACGTCGCCGCCCACCGGATCTGA
- a CDS encoding GNAT family N-acetyltransferase, whose amino-acid sequence MPDEATVPELVRAWIGGWTASRGAADPAPEPWGWSIDVGQPRHVWRHVLPAPAEADVRKLTEGTTVPWTWLKLFAEEERVLPWVGPGWHQDVPGYLMTLPLRPEHPAVPAGYRITTWHRGGTVRALVRTADGAFAARGQLGLAPAVPLGGRTDAPLVAVADQIETDPEHRRRGLGSLLMRTLQHEAHAAGARTALLVGTTEGRALYTSLGWTLRSPMASLWYDPATPTGRPPGGS is encoded by the coding sequence GTGCCCGACGAAGCCACCGTCCCCGAACTCGTCCGGGCCTGGATCGGCGGCTGGACGGCCTCCCGCGGCGCTGCCGACCCCGCCCCCGAACCCTGGGGCTGGAGCATCGACGTCGGCCAGCCGCGCCACGTGTGGCGGCACGTGCTGCCCGCCCCCGCCGAGGCCGACGTCCGCAAGCTCACCGAGGGCACCACCGTCCCCTGGACGTGGCTCAAACTGTTCGCCGAGGAGGAGCGCGTCCTGCCCTGGGTCGGCCCCGGCTGGCACCAGGACGTCCCCGGGTACCTGATGACCCTCCCGCTGCGCCCTGAGCACCCCGCCGTCCCGGCCGGCTACCGGATCACCACCTGGCACCGCGGCGGCACCGTCCGGGCCCTGGTCCGCACCGCCGACGGCGCCTTCGCCGCCCGCGGCCAGCTCGGCCTGGCCCCCGCCGTCCCGCTCGGCGGCCGCACCGACGCCCCGCTGGTCGCCGTCGCCGACCAGATCGAGACCGACCCCGAGCACCGCCGCCGCGGCCTCGGCTCGCTCCTGATGCGCACCCTGCAGCACGAGGCGCACGCGGCCGGCGCGCGCACCGCCCTGCTGGTCGGCACCACCGAGGGCCGCGCCCTCTACACCAGCCTCGGCTGGACGCTGCGCTCCCCGATGGCCAGCCTCTGGTACGACCCCGCCACCCCCACCGGCCGCCCGCCCGGCGGCTCCTGA
- a CDS encoding DUF5999 family protein — MCQHRTECPSSDSADREAAVPVARHPEQGWSLLCNGVLLFDDTGELLPDGRVIAPRRSLLIAA, encoded by the coding sequence ATGTGCCAGCACCGAACCGAGTGTCCGTCCTCCGACTCGGCGGACCGGGAGGCGGCCGTCCCGGTCGCCCGCCACCCCGAGCAGGGCTGGAGCCTGCTGTGCAACGGGGTGCTGCTGTTCGACGACACCGGTGAGCTGCTGCCGGACGGCCGGGTGATCGCCCCCCGCCGGAGCCTGCTGATCGCCGCCTGA